The DNA window CGGAAGACGGTGGAGCGCAACCGCCGCAACCAGATGAACGAGCTCTACTCCCACCTCGACTCCCTCGtccgctccggcggcggcgccgcccctcCGGCCCCCGCAGTTAATACAATCCCGGCCTGCACatgaaatattaattttgtaattacCAAAACGATGTATAAAATGTGCAAGATCGATGATTGAGGTGTCATGCATTAATTTGTGGTGATGATAGGGTGgggcgccgtcggcgacgacgaggccggACAAGctgggggaggcggcggagtaCATAAGGCGGCAGGAGGAGAGGTTGGGCGCGCTGAGGGAGAAGAGGCAGGAgctgtcggcggcggcggcggcggcccaccagctgggcggcggcggcggcggctcctcgtccccgggtgcggcggcggccacacCACCTAAGGTGGAGGTGCAGCACCTGGGGTCCGGCCTCCACGCCATCCTCGTCACCGGCGCCCCGCCCAGCGACGGCGCCTCGTTCCACCGCGCCGTCCGCGCCGTGCAGGAGGCCGGCGGCCAGGTGCAGAACGCGCACTTCTCCGTCGTCGGCGCCATGGCCGTCTACACCATCCACGCGCTGGTGAGACTGAGagctagcatgcatgcagctatTCATTACACTGCAGTACTGCACGAACTGAAACCAATATTATAAATTCTAATGAATTAAATTCATTAACGCAAATTGTTGCTAACGAATTAACGATGATCTTTGCAGGTTGGAGAAGGATATGGAGGCATTGAGAGGGTGGTGCAGAGATTAAAGGAAGCAATACGGGGAGATGCacagtgattaattaatcaaggttAATTGTCACTGCACGCATGCATGGCTAAAGTTTATCTTCTCGATCAAATCCCTATCCAGCAACTacttactactactactacgtaCAAGATGGTCTTAAAAACTATTTCAATTCAAAACTTACAAATAGCCTGTCAAATTTCGCTCAAACACCTTTGAATtcaaagcagcagcaggaagGAGTTGAAGCCCCCCATGACTACTAGCAAATGGAGTGCTAGTTTgtctgcatgcatggtgcatgcatgaattaattattatagagCTTAATTGAGTCCTAATAACGCGTGCGTTGACTTGCCAACTGATGGTCAGGTCAACGATCGCGATGATCCATCGAACTGCTCTCTTggtgcagcagcagaagcttATTTGATCTTTGACTCTGATGTGGTAAAACATTTACGCTATGATATGATTGTATATCAATTGTTAGTTCCTAACGTGTCACGTGTGTATCAGGTGTGTTAATTCGAGCATGCACTTGTGGATCATAAATATAATGGATTATTTGCATGCACTTGATTATCATTATGGCTTGGTGTtggattaattatttaattatgctttaGCATCATACTCAGAATTGATTTGGTCTTTGTTGGATATATGATGTTTAATTGGTGTGTTGTGTGTTGTTCGATACTTCGATATCTCCATATGACAGTATATGTATAAATGAATGACTATATAAAGGATTGTTaggtatatatagaaaatggtATGGAATTCAATAACAAAAATTAGAATGTTTTGAATTAGATATCAAATAATGGGAATAAAGGTAGTTTGGTGTCACCACAGTAAGAAAGTGAAGTACATGAGTTTTCCTGGTCATTGCACATATGCATAAACGtttcattgttttttaattaatcggACACATTTTCAATTAAATTAGGGGCCATCATACAGAAAAGTTTATATTAGATCAAATTTCTGATGGAAAATTTAAGTAcacgggaaaaaaaaacgttttCTCGTATATTTAATGTAATACTGATCATGTTTTCCATGTAGGCCCTTAAAGGGCGGATATATCATGGAACTTGGGTGGGAACTTGTAAAAAAGTTCTAAAATATGTCATGCACATAGGGCAATGTGTGATATTAGACAAACATACAGAAATTCAAGATCGATCAGCTTGTCTTTCTCCCATGAGATATAAAATCAACAGATGGTAAAgataatacaagttatttctattttttgtctttttcttcccTATTTGACAATTTGATATCACATAAATGGGGTTGTCTAATACCATAATACctttatgttaattttttttacaacttcTATGATGTAGTCATTAATTAGATAGTGGTATCCGCCATGTATTTACACTGCATTTTGCGCTTTTCCTTTACCCTTTTCCTTTGCTTGTTCAACTGAATGTCATTTTAGCTCCCGCACATACCTTTTGGTACTGCTTTCAAGCAGTCAAACACATAGTACTGTctcataaaaattaactcattGTTTCTTGGATCGCTCTAGTCAATAAAAACGCATTGTAAAAACATACAATATACCAaatgatattatatatacactccttgtcaactatttttcttaatGTAATCATTTAAGTTTTACATTGTTCTTCCATATCAGCCGTTCTTAACAAATAGATTGAACTTTTTTCCAATAAAAGGAGGACGTACTACAACATCATTTGAgcttcattttttaatttatatttggaaCCGGATGAGGTAGTTATTTAATTTACAACCGGTCGAGTCCAACATAATACATAATATTTAGTGCGTATGTATTGTAATGGATCAAAAATCATACTCTCTCCAGTCAAATTTAATTGACGCTGGGAACCTGATTTTAGTACCaacgttatttttttttactagagAGAGTACATATACAAGATCACTATTAGCACCctcaaatataatatatatggaaaaGTATTTTAAACTCTTAGAGGGGCACCCCCTCATATCTTGCATGTCATATAagtgatatgaaaaaaaaacaattgtttGGTAAGATCGATTAATGTGTGATATATTAATGCACAAACATgctaaatcaaatttaacttttacaacttgcaaaaaaaatattgttgtgaatatgtgtatactaaccatggtttagtttgttttattacaatttatatatagaagtagAATTTGAAAacgcatgtttgtggagtaatatgtcacatattaatctattatagtttttaaataattatttggaTGACATGCAACAACGAAGAGACAACCTCTCGAGAAATTAGAATCCATCTCTAATATAGAGGTTACAATCACGCGTACACATATGATTGATTTTGTGAAGtctataataaaactaatattaAAGATGGCAGCAGCAATATATACCTACCGATACGATATGATTTTTCAtcgaaaaaagccaaacggcatatttacaaataaaaaataatttgtgaataaaaattttatatatgtattcttagcaaccTAAAAACCAAAGAATTTACAAATATCTCCTCGCGATCTCGTTTCTTCGAATTAAATTAAGATCAGGGGCGAAGCTACGTTCATTGGCTAGGGTCAGTCGACACTGATGAAAATTTAGTCAGCCTCATACCAGCGATTTTTTGGCTAGCTTAGACCCCATTAAACTCTGTGCTAGCCGCTGTTAATGCTCAGTTAGTAGTTAGTACTGACCCCGGTGGCCATTTATCCTGCTGATTAATTAAGATCAtgcataaacatatatataacgtGATCGTAGGATAGCGTACGCTTCAATGTCGTCGCCAGTACGTACGGCTTCCTGCCCCTTCATCATGACAGgcacgacgtcgccgccgcgccggcgaggctgCACGTCGGCAATGGCGACGAGAGAGCAGGATGATCGATATTGGCCGAGCAGACGAGAAGACAATGCCTGCCGGCTAAGTATCAGAATACCacgtactatatatatgctgctctcttcgtttcatatacatctatatatatccGTGTAACAATGCATATgtattacatatatatcaagatttattaacatccatataatctagaaataatgaaaaaagtttataaCATATAAAAGAGGTAAAATCTTCCTTCTTTCTATCTTTATGACAAATTATTCGAGGGGGGTATATAATCTAGTAGCTAGACTAGGCCAATGAATTAAAGGTAACTAGGAAGATGCATGAAACCGTTTTAAACTTGTAAGACGATGTCCGCTCAACGTTTGCGTACtacctaaatagttataaataattaaaagaatTTTGGTAGGTTAACATGTGATATATTATCCTGCAAATATGTATGgtcaaatttgacttatataagtttaaaaaataattgtgatatatgtataataactaaaatttaatttgttaatttgttataatttatagaagtcgaattcaaacttacatgtttatgGAATTACATAACATATGTTAATCTatcttaaagtttttttttaactttttcacGGTTATTTGACTGCCATCTGAAACAATGGGACATTCTCTCAAGAGATTAAAATCGATTCCAGTAAGATGCCATATACTGTGTGTCCAGTAACAAAAGTACACTTGTGATGAAAGTGATTTGTTGCTCGCACTATGACTAGGTTTCGTAAAACCGCAGTAACCAAACCTTACCATTGGTTAGCAGTAAAGATAACCAATGCTAtggtttgataaattttatctaaatttaaatttaaaatccaaATAAATTCATACAAATAGTACCCAATTTGTGATAAACAAGGTTCATAAAAATGGTGaagtttatttcatattttggggctccatataaatttaaaactggctaaaatataatttctgctaaaacatatactaaacGTTATGCCAATTAATTCATACAACGTTGCGTCATTTTTATAGatctatttacaaattttgtatatttttatgatacttactgaattttataattgttaccctatttcttctttttagaTTTAACGCACCACGATTGCCGAGGCTTATCGTGCCAAAACACACTATTACCGTGGCTTACCACAcaagttcaaaatttaatcaagCTTTGATGTGTAAATTTACACCCTCATTTGTGTTTacgagctaaaatttaaatttcaaccttaaatttagagttgattttgagtgtttttttcatcatagtttatttttcagccttggcttttagatcattaacaatatgtatataaaattttattaacaaattatttttcattttatttattccaataaaaagaatcaaaagatGACCTTATTGGGGTTTTGCTGGTAACCGTTGTGCCGGCGGCAACGGTCGGTCCGGCCGGCAGTAAGGGGACCTGACTGTGACACGAATATGCACAAGACACAATTCAACTCTATACGaggctagttttttttagaggTATAATAGGCCAGTTAATTAGGAACGAGCTACTGCCTGTGAATTTCAATTCACtcgtgaaaagaaaaaaaacagagcccTTTTCAGAGAGTTTCAGTCAATGAATGTATGATCTTCCCATTCCCATGCATCTAGTTATTAAAGGTAGGCCAACACTCAGTGGAGCGCGTAGACCATCGAACTCGCAGGTCACTTTGATTCTATCGATtgactttaattaaaaagaaaattatagtagcaattgtttgtctttttcaggtaaaaatcaaatgatatatttataaacaaaaaataatttacaaataaaatttttatatatacgtgttcttagcgatcttgaaaacaaggttaaaaaataaactataataatgaaaaattctaaatttaatattaaaaatttaaactttaatgtAGGGAAAAGAGGGTGGTGTATATTAACAGCACATAAAAAAGTGTATGTTCTTTAGaaactattttcttttctctacgCAAAAACAAGAAACTTGACACGCCGTTTTGCCAATTGTGCAGGGTCATGAGCAACCAGAGGTGGAGCCACGATTTTGAATGGACGGTGTCATAGGTCATAGCCATTAGGCAACTCTTATGAAGAAGCATGACTTGTACTGAGGCCGTGTGCTTTCCTCTCCCTTTCTAACCTaaattctctcgttttttgcGCGTACGtttctcaaactgctaaatggtgtgttttttcgaaaattctttataaaaaaattgcttcaaaaattatattaatatattttttaatttttttataactaataattaattaattatgtactaatctattactatgttttccgcacCAGGTAAATTATCTACCGCTGAACGCAGCCTAAATAACAATATATGTGAAAAACGTAAAATAGAAGGGTAAGCAATAAATCACGTGTTAATCCAAACATCCAATCCTTAAGCGTAATACGGATAATCGTAGCACTATAGTTCAAAAGCTCTAAAGTTTACACAAAAGATCGAACATAGAGTAATCTgaaaatagatgaataaaacatGTCATGATAATCAGAGCAACTGAATTCCGTTCCATCCTTTCGGCAAAAGCAAGGTCCAGGACGGGTCCAAGGGCGTTGTCTCTCtgataaatcaatatataaatcttaAACGTTTTgcgttttttttatatatgtgagaCATCCAAACAACATTTAGTATAACTTCCGTGGTTTTCACCAAAGTCATGGCAACTTAATCGTGTGTATTTTCCAATTTCTGTGTTTTGATTTCATACGTTTCCATTTGCTTAGTAAAATCTCCATTACCTGAAAATAACATCAAAAACTTGTGACTGATCAACGCAGGGTGCATTAGGCCAATCATGGTTACAGCATCATAAGACGATAATAataccatctttttttttccattctatTGTATATTTCTTAGGTGTGAATAATCCAAATGTCCTGTGAATCACATGCATAGCTTTGCACAGTTACATAGCATGCCTCCTTTAAATGCCGGAGCTACCAAAATGGGCTCATAATAGCCTCTGAAATTAAGTAGTCTCTTCACCGACAAACACACAAGCTACTAGTGTAGCATCAACAACCTGAAAATACGTCTAGAAAAAACAGCTTGAATCTAAGCTGAAATAAGGATgtactatatttaatacatatCTGGTAACTGTGGAATTACAATTTCTGACGAGTGCAGGTTGTAGACAGCAGATTTAGTTATGGCTGGCAAAAGGCAGAAAGCACATTTCTGAATTTTGACCATCCTGGTTCTTTCAGAAACTTTTCTTTCAATGATTTGAGCTTGGGTGAAGAAAATTAGCCGAATAGTAAGATccaatttcatttcatttttcatcaaCTCCTTGTGCAATTCTCCCCAGTGATACCGTGGAACAGAGAGCAGTTAACTGTTAGGTTTTACACAGTAATCAAGACGCTTGATTCATTTGCTCCATAACCCTTGGGAGGTGCGGCAATAGTAATGCGTGCCGTCTCCAGCTTTCAGGGACCCAACAATCACCAAATGAATGAAACTGTACCCTTCAGAAATGGCAGCCCCACAGTGATATTCCAGCAAACTATACTGTCCTCTCCGAACTATCTTCCCGGCCGGCAAATGCACGAAGGATCACATGGAGACATGGAGCTTCAGTCCCTCAGTGCCAATCACATCTTGCGCAAGTACAGCTGCTGCTGGTATCTTCAGCCATTCCTCCATTATCTCCTGGCCTGGTCCTGCTCAGCTGTAACGGTTAGTAAAGTCTCATGGTATGGTTTCACAGGGTTTGACTGTTTCAGAAATTATGGCcaatagataattatttgaatCCAGTCCCTAGTAATTTCTGagtttcagtttttttgtCGCTTTAAATGTAATTCGTTACAAGAGATCACACATGCATGGTactctttttttcatatgcaaAATCTGCCGTTATCAAGATAAGAAGTAATTTTGTTTactagaagaagaaaaatgtgaGTGGACAGTATGATAACATAATAGGTGTGATATTGTTTTAAACGGTAGCAAGGTCTGTTATAACTGAAATAGaacatttaaaaaagaaaaacagaacaaCAGAAAGCTTACAGCATACCAAGTAAAATAACGCTAGCTAGAAGGTATCAGAAGGATCATAGAGGTAGAGAACTTTGCAACACAATTCTCTAATATATAATGTACTTATAATGTATAGCATAAAAACCACTGCACAAATCAATTCCAAGAAAGACACGAGAATTAACAATTGGGATTTGTCCAAAACATCACTTGGTACCCAAATACAATTGTAAAATCAAATTGGTTGCCTCCATATACCAATTGGACCAGGGAATAAAACCATACCTGTGCTCCCATTAAACCGAGAAATTCAATTTTGCCACCACAGCGTGAAATCCAGCTTGAGGCACACAGTTAAGTCTACTGAGTAGTTGGCAAGCACCGAACCCAATTAATAAACAGACTGCCAGGAAGGAGCTCCATTCTGCAGGGAAAGAAGGCTGTCCAATACCCATGGAAGCTAAAAATGCCATGGCATCGCTCTAACCTACATATCTAGACAGAAATTTGGGGGTTCGGGCTAAAGAACTCACAAGGGAAGCTTCATCATGTGAATTGAAAGCAGGCAGATCACCGTTGTGTTGAACAAGCTGGAcgaatcaaataattaaatgatagaCAACTACTAACAGTGTCAATAGAACTGTAGAGAATCTTTCGCATGTATATATAGGTACACAAAGGCAATTCAGTTCATCAGCTCAGGCACCTCAACCAGTTCAGTCATCTATTGTCTTCTCTGCAGACACTGGGAACCAAGATGAGTGGCAAGGTTCTTCTGATCAGTGTTGTCCTGGTGGGGCTCCTTTCTCTGAGCTCATGCAGGAGCCTGGGAGAGTTGTCCGAACATAAGACCTACTCTTCTACTCCTCAGTGTATTTTTCTAACCACATCCATTCTGTTCAATACACCATTATTATATTGCATCTATCATGGTCGATCTGGAGATGTTAAAGAACACTGCATATAACATCTAGTTAGCTAATGCTAATATGAATCAATTAGAATTATTGAAAGCAACTAAGCAAGTGAGCAACTTCATGCATCCACTCCTACTGATAGCTACAGGCAGTGGCAATTCACTGTTGACTAGGATGTACAATATGCAGTTCATATTACAAATATCAAGGATATGccatcttgtttttctttttttagtaTCTTTCAGAATTCGAAGTTATAACAGGTTGTGGTATTGTATTATCTTACCAGATGGTGGCTCCCCATCTCCAGCATATGGATCAGGTGGTGCAACACCAACCCCAACTTACGGCACAACACCTACACCATCTTATGGCACAACACCGACACCATCTTATGGCACTACACCAAGCACCCCCAGCACACCTTCACATGATGCCCCTCCGACAAAGCATGATTTCTGTGGATCCTGCGAGTAAGAGCCAGAATGAGTTTGCATCATAAGTATCAAATATCACAAATAACTAAGTCTAAATGGTTCTATTTTGACATAAATTGCAGTTACTGGAAAAGCCACCCAGATGTTATCATCGCAGCTATTGGGTCCCTTGGCGACATTGGCAAGACACTCGGTGATGCTTGTAATTTGATTGTTGGCAAGAAGCTAGAAAATCTTCATGATGCACTGTCAAACACTAGATCTGATGGTACTGGTGCGCTGCTTCGTGAGGGAGCAGCTGCATACCTCAACTCCATTGTGAACAACAAATTTCCTTTTAGCACCCAACAGGTCAAGGATTGCATCGTTGTGGCCATGACCTCTGATGGCGCTGCTTCTTCCCAGGCTGAGATCTTCAAGAAGGCAAACGATTACCACTACAAGTTTTAGTTCAAGTCTTCAAGAGTTTTCTTGGCTAAATTGTTTGTCCCTATGTGTTTTCCTTGATTGATATTATCTTGCTGTGTGATGAATCTATTGTATTCTATTGGTTTGCCATGTAATATCGCCATCTAAGATAGTTGATTTTTATAAATCCATCACAAATGGCACTGCAAAGTTTCATTTCAGTGGCCCATAAAAGTAATCTATATCGTAATCACAATATCACACCAGAACTATGAGATATTTGTTACGGCTGTAGTGCTGTCTGTTTGCTGGTTTTACACTGGCAAAAAGGTATGACTAATGCTAAAAACCTTCTCAACAAACTACAGAGTCAAGTATCACAATTTAAAAATGCACGGCTGAAGAGTGCCTCTGGTTCATTAATCTTGAAGAGTAAACCTCCATCAGAAAATTCCAATATTCTGCCATTCCAAATATACCCAAGAATAATTGTACTGGAATAAACTACAGtaacaaaaccaaaaactaaaataagatGGCTAAAAATGAATCGAGAATAATCTAGAAAGTGTATGACAAGAAAGAAGGGCCACTTAATGAAGGGGAAGTTACATGGTGAATCAGTGATGCTTTAGTATCAAGATGGGAGATACATAACTGACAGTATCTGTACATGCATGGAGGcaaacagtaaaacaaataACTTGTACTGATAAAAGGACATGCATATTGGCATTGATAAATTACTTAAGCATACTTTGCAGATTTCTCAGCTGCTGCTAATTTATCGACAAGATGGCAATTTGCAGTTCAGTGTAAAACTGTACTTGTACTTCAAATACAGTATAATGAAGAACCTGCAAGGATTGTTTCCAATTCTTTGTAATTATTAACTGATCACGGTATCTACTTGAGATAATTATATTCAACAGGAACATGAGATACTTAACAAGATAGCAGTAAAGTTCTATATTTTCAGTATAGACTAGACATTAGAGCTTTTCAGCACAaagcaagttttttttttgaagaaaatcaGAACAAGGAAAATTTATCTGGACATGAAAACATTTGCTCTGGAAGGACCAGTTGTTCAACATGTTTATCATTTTTGTGTACATTGAAGGTATTCCTCTGTTACAAACTCGATAGGATGGCAACACAATGGGGGCATCATACATATTGCTCGCTTgcatcaacaacaacaattCAAGAAGGAAATGTAATCATATTAGGAACTACAAGAGGACATTGTGAACGATAAACCATAAGTAGAAGCCTTACAAGGTTTTCCTCCATTTTCCCATCTCTCTTAAACCAACGATTTAAGACCGTGAATTCCATTCCTGAAAATCAGCAGCAACAGCTGAATCCAGCATCAGGTTGCTCACTTCTACTCAGTTCTAGTAATGTAATTGCTACTAGAACACTTTAGCTCTTATGATCC is part of the Oryza brachyantha chromosome 2, ObraRS2, whole genome shotgun sequence genome and encodes:
- the LOC102702817 gene encoding protodermal factor 1-like, producing the protein MSGKVLLISVVLVGLLSLSSCRSLGELSEHKTYSSTPQYGGSPSPAYGSGGATPTPTYGTTPTPSYGTTPTPSYGTTPSTPSTPSHDAPPTKHDFCGSCDYWKSHPDVIIAAIGSLGDIGKTLGDACNLIVGKKLENLHDALSNTRSDGTGALLREGAAAYLNSIVNNKFPFSTQQVKDCIVVAMTSDGAASSQAEIFKKANDYHYKF